The following are encoded in a window of Mycoplasmopsis verecunda genomic DNA:
- the rpsI gene encoding 30S ribosomal protein S9: MANNNVMYRGLGRRKSSVARVRLTPGTGKFTINNRDARAYLTSDIYLQDANQPFVLTDTMGTFDVSVNVTGGGLSGQAGAIRLGIARALLEANVDYRAALKAAGMLTRDARAKERKKPGLRAARRARQFSKR, from the coding sequence ATGGCTAACAACAATGTAATGTACCGTGGTTTAGGTAGAAGAAAATCATCAGTTGCTCGTGTTAGATTAACACCAGGAACAGGTAAATTCACAATTAACAACCGTGATGCTCGTGCTTACTTAACATCTGATATTTATTTACAAGATGCAAATCAACCATTTGTTTTAACAGACACAATGGGAACATTTGATGTTAGTGTAAACGTAACTGGTGGAGGACTTAGCGGGCAAGCTGGAGCAATTAGATTAGGTATTGCTCGTGCATTATTAGAAGCTAATGTTGATTACCGTGCCGCTCTTAAAGCAGCTGGAATGCTTACAAGAGATGCTCGTGCTAAAGAACGTAAAAAACCAGGTTTACGTGCAGCACGTCGTGCAAGACAATTCTCAAAACGTTAA
- the rplM gene encoding 50S ribosomal protein L13, with amino-acid sequence MRQTTIVNTQQANKKWYVVDAEGQVLGRLAAQVASVLRGKNKPTFTPNSDMGDNVIIINAEKVVLTGNKEENKIYYSHSGYPGGLKSIQAAKLRVKRPTALIEKAVSGMLPHTKLGNKQRRNLFVYAGPEHKHAAQNPERLEVK; translated from the coding sequence ATGAGACAAACTACAATAGTAAATACTCAACAAGCTAACAAAAAATGATATGTTGTTGATGCTGAAGGTCAAGTACTTGGTCGTTTAGCAGCACAAGTAGCATCAGTATTAAGAGGAAAAAACAAACCAACATTTACACCTAACTCAGACATGGGAGATAATGTTATTATTATCAATGCTGAAAAAGTTGTTCTAACAGGAAACAAAGAAGAAAACAAAATCTACTACTCACACTCAGGATATCCTGGTGGATTAAAATCAATTCAAGCAGCAAAATTAAGAGTTAAAAGACCAACCGCTTTAATTGAAAAAGCTGTTTCAGGTATGTTACCACATACAAAATTAGGGAACAAACAACGTAGAAACTTATTTGTATATGCTGGACCAGAACACAAACATGCAGCACAAAACCCAGAAAGATTAGAGGTTAAATAA
- a CDS encoding 16S rRNA (uracil(1498)-N(3))-methyltransferase, whose translation MNRFFVNEKVNNYFILDKDTLKHLKVIRANDKEFICVYNNEFYKCILQDDKALIIEKINQNHELNIEVVLAISVIKWERFEWALQKATELGVSKIIPIITQYTQHDLVRFNKFDAKLDRLKSIVKSAAEQSFRNNIPEISPLTKFKDVLKYNIENKFIAHEQITTSVSLPQPINENVLFIVGPEGGFSQEEILLATENNVSAVSLGSRILRAETAAIYLLSQIKIQ comes from the coding sequence ATGAATCGTTTCTTTGTAAATGAAAAAGTAAATAATTATTTTATTTTAGATAAAGATACTTTAAAACATTTAAAAGTAATCCGTGCAAACGATAAAGAATTTATTTGTGTTTATAATAATGAATTTTATAAATGCATTTTGCAAGATGATAAAGCTTTAATAATTGAAAAGATAAATCAAAATCATGAATTAAATATTGAAGTTGTCCTAGCAATTAGTGTTATTAAATGAGAAAGATTTGAATGAGCTTTACAAAAAGCAACCGAATTAGGAGTAAGTAAAATTATTCCAATCATTACTCAGTATACTCAGCATGATTTAGTTAGATTTAATAAATTTGATGCTAAATTAGATAGATTGAAATCTATTGTAAAAAGTGCGGCCGAACAATCATTTAGAAATAATATTCCTGAAATCTCGCCATTAACTAAATTTAAAGATGTATTGAAATACAATATTGAAAATAAATTTATAGCCCATGAACAAATTACTACATCAGTTTCTTTGCCCCAGCCAATAAATGAAAATGTTTTATTTATCGTTGGACCTGAAGGGGGATTTAGTCAGGAAGAAATTTTACTTGCAACGGAAAATAATGTATCTGCTGTATCTTTAGGAAGTAGAATATTAAGAGCTGAAACAGCTGCTATATACCTGTTAAGTCAAATAAAAATTCAATAG